GGCAGTCTAGTGCGGTTGCAAATCAGTCTCAAGTCTGCCGGGCAATCGCAGGCGGCGTCATCCCTCGGCGTCGAAACGCGGGAACAGGACGTTGTTCTCCAGATGGATATGATCCATCAGCTCGGCCACGAAATGGCCAAGGCCCAGATAGAGCGCGGTCCAGGAACGGCAGGCGCCGGGCGGGGGCGTGAAGCCGCCGGTCAGCGCCTCCAGCCGGCGGATCTGCTCGCCGTGATCGTCGTGTTCCTCGCGCATGACACGTACCGGCTGTGCAACCATGGCAGAGGCGGAGCGGCGCATGGCGGGGAAGAGGATCAGCTCCTCCTTCTTCATATGCATCTCCAGCAGCCCGGCGGTTTCCCGCAGCAGATCGGTCAGGCCGACCGGCAGGGCCGGGTTGCCGGCATGCACCCGCTCCACCTTCTGTGACAGCAGGATCAGCTCGGGCAGGTCGCGGCGGTGGGCCTCGTGATAGCAGACCAGGATATGGTCGATCAGCGCGCCGGTTTCGATCGCCGCGGCCGGCACCTCGCCCGGCTCCAGCCCGGCCAGCCCCGCTTCGATCTCGTCCAATGCCGCCTCGATCTCGTCCAGCGGCGCCCCGCGCCGGGCGGCGGCTTCCGCCAGCG
The window above is part of the Tistrella mobilis genome. Proteins encoded here:
- the ric gene encoding iron-sulfur cluster repair di-iron protein; its protein translation is MSLTDHAPATAFRGRTVGEIAATLPGATAVFRRHRLDFCCGGDVPLAEAAARRGAPLDEIEAALDEIEAGLAGLEPGEVPAAAIETGALIDHILVCYHEAHRRDLPELILLSQKVERVHAGNPALPVGLTDLLRETAGLLEMHMKKEELILFPAMRRSASAMVAQPVRVMREEHDDHGEQIRRLEALTGGFTPPPGACRSWTALYLGLGHFVAELMDHIHLENNVLFPRFDAEG